A part of Acidimicrobiales bacterium genomic DNA contains:
- a CDS encoding FHA domain-containing protein, with product MGLKGFERRLERMVEGVFARAFRSELRPVELGRRLVREMDENRSVDVKGRTIVPNAFTIGLSQADHEHFAEIEELLTRELCEAARAYARDEGYSFLGPVEVSLVVDPKLRAGAFDVGSRLKEGEGGAGAGSMVMPTGERVRLGDQVCTIGRLPESTVVLTDPGVSRRHAEIRPAGDGYVVVDLGSTNGTRVNGVIVAEHRLGDGDEVTVGTTRMRFEAS from the coding sequence GTGGGGCTGAAGGGCTTCGAGCGGCGCCTCGAGCGTATGGTCGAAGGCGTGTTCGCACGCGCCTTCCGCAGCGAGCTCCGCCCGGTCGAGCTGGGCCGCCGGCTCGTGCGCGAGATGGACGAGAACCGCTCGGTCGACGTGAAGGGCCGCACCATCGTCCCCAACGCCTTCACGATCGGCCTCAGCCAGGCCGACCACGAGCACTTCGCCGAGATCGAGGAGCTCCTCACCCGGGAGCTGTGCGAAGCGGCGCGGGCCTACGCCCGCGACGAGGGCTACTCGTTCCTGGGGCCGGTCGAGGTGTCGCTGGTCGTCGACCCCAAGCTGCGGGCCGGTGCGTTCGACGTCGGCAGCCGCCTGAAGGAGGGCGAGGGCGGCGCCGGCGCCGGCTCGATGGTGATGCCCACCGGCGAGCGCGTCCGGCTGGGCGACCAGGTCTGCACCATCGGCCGCCTTCCCGAGTCGACGGTCGTGCTCACCGACCCGGGCGTGAGCCGCCGGCACGCCGAGATCCGGCCCGCCGGCGACGGCTACGTCGTGGTCGACCTCGGCTCCACCAACGGCACCCGCGTGAACGGGGTGATCGTCGCCGAGCACCGCCTGGGCGACGGCGACGAGGTCACGGTGGGCACCACCCGGATGCGCTTCGAGGCGTCGTAG
- a CDS encoding FHA domain-containing protein translates to MPESLLDLLTICLLGLLYLFFFRVIRAVWAELRPPAPRAEAGPGPAPAAGTAAGGHKGRRGGPTHLVVVEPKDDRGRSWELADELTVGRAGGCAIAIDDSFVSQLHARVFRRDGRLFVEDLGSTNGTFLNRDRVAGPAAMSKGDRLRVGGTVLEVR, encoded by the coding sequence TTGCCCGAGAGCCTGCTCGACCTCCTCACCATCTGCCTGCTCGGCCTGCTCTACCTGTTCTTCTTCCGCGTGATCCGGGCGGTGTGGGCCGAGCTCCGCCCGCCCGCGCCCCGGGCCGAGGCCGGGCCCGGGCCCGCCCCCGCCGCAGGCACGGCGGCCGGTGGCCACAAGGGGCGTCGCGGCGGCCCGACCCACCTGGTCGTCGTCGAACCCAAGGACGACCGGGGCCGCAGCTGGGAGCTCGCCGACGAGCTCACCGTCGGCCGCGCCGGCGGCTGCGCCATCGCCATCGACGACAGCTTCGTGTCGCAGCTGCACGCCCGGGTCTTCCGCCGCGACGGCCGGCTCTTCGTGGAAGACCTCGGCTCCACCAACGGCACCTTCCTCAACCGCGACCGGGTCGCGGGGCCCGCGGCCATGAGCAAGGGCGACCGGCTCCGGGTCGGCGGCACGGTGCTGGAGGTGCGGTGA